From Gimesia panareensis, the proteins below share one genomic window:
- a CDS encoding prepilin-type N-terminal cleavage/methylation domain-containing protein, with protein sequence MKNRSPNAPSASQHNRRAFTLIELMIVIVIILILIGLLIPAVGAVRLRAQQANVRAEITNFEAAITAFRQQFGMDPPSGIVLHEAANASWDQRSKGLVRKMWSQYNFGLACDINGDGDTTDTIALNAGECLVFFLGGVYEKTSDGYFRVYGFSKNPARPFLNPGHDPGDPGYVANDGFSAANTGRLGPFFEFDASRFVDTDAASAPAGENAPEYLDSFPSQQRPYIYLSSYDGRGYRTADIAGTGMSSVYYQGNPSSAPSNNSTPYKSKSYQIISPGADYQFGTGGNYDPNKNFPATPVDRTMEADNITNFVSGTLK encoded by the coding sequence ATGAAAAATCGGTCGCCCAATGCCCCTTCGGCGTCGCAGCACAACAGGCGTGCGTTCACTCTGATCGAGCTCATGATTGTGATCGTGATCATCCTGATTCTGATCGGCCTGCTCATCCCCGCTGTCGGAGCAGTGCGTTTACGGGCACAGCAGGCAAATGTGCGAGCGGAAATCACCAACTTTGAAGCCGCGATTACTGCTTTCAGGCAGCAATTTGGTATGGATCCTCCCAGTGGGATTGTGCTTCATGAGGCAGCCAATGCGTCCTGGGATCAGCGCAGTAAAGGTTTGGTTCGAAAAATGTGGTCTCAGTACAATTTCGGTCTGGCTTGTGACATCAACGGAGACGGGGATACAACTGACACGATTGCCCTGAATGCGGGGGAATGTCTGGTCTTCTTTCTGGGGGGAGTCTACGAGAAAACCTCTGACGGATATTTCCGGGTATATGGCTTCTCCAAAAATCCGGCTCGCCCATTTTTAAATCCAGGACACGACCCGGGTGATCCGGGATATGTTGCCAATGACGGATTCTCTGCGGCGAATACCGGTCGCCTGGGGCCGTTTTTTGAATTCGATGCCAGTCGGTTCGTTGATACCGATGCGGCTTCGGCACCAGCAGGTGAAAACGCTCCCGAATATCTGGATTCGTTTCCCAGTCAGCAGAGACCATATATTTACCTCAGTAGCTATGACGGGCGTGGTTACCGAACTGCGGACATTGCCGGGACCGGAATGAGCAGTGTTTATTACCAGGGTAATCCTTCCAGCGCACCGAGCAATAACAGTACTCCTTATAAGTCTAAGTCTTATCAGATCATCTCGCCCGGAGCCGATTATCAGTTTGGAACGGGAGGAAATTATGATCCGAACAAAAACTTCCCTGCAACCCCTGTCGATCGAACAATGGAAGCAGATAACATCACCAACTTTGTCAGTGGTACTTTGAAATAA
- a CDS encoding PulJ/GspJ family protein yields MNTFHSRHQGHTDRGTANRSARAGFTLVEMLVSVALVLLMMLMFTEIFQLLSGSMTTQRGISENDQRERLLVTVLQADLENRTFQYLLPFSNYQTFTTPAGVNPGPTDPRSYLFHKEDRKGYFYISENDPNDDTDDFIQFTVSRYANPSRADDTEDFYFGKAADLSGRPSSGGSKLVNHPNQPEADDGRITPDGTSQSSAAEISYFLRGSNLYRRVMLIREPLALSSTQNAQPISADNTSTPFFLRSTSTPAPLYGEAYNTTGSDNFWRDFDFSAFRDIVTDPTTPYARFHDLDALKNNDSTGSEVLFPLGMPQYRFGFNHASGLSREFVPSSVSPNPNLFIGRFTHEETSHQHFNYPQDATAVGGGGNPMDPAGPSLRVNPNDRVIDLLRNGTRRSEDLVLSNVRSFDIKVFDDGIHDYVDIGSSSAVRFAPGARQNSDHGNNVFKNVFDTWHVRAASSGGDQDPPYPMLSDPTVPEFNNQTPVYDLANQSPIPRASPLTSIRIVIRYEDISTGQLRQMTLIQPLRNKGEG; encoded by the coding sequence ATGAACACGTTTCACAGCAGACATCAGGGCCATACTGATCGCGGCACCGCAAATCGCAGTGCCCGCGCCGGCTTTACGCTGGTCGAAATGTTGGTCTCAGTGGCGCTGGTCCTGCTGATGATGCTGATGTTTACCGAAATCTTCCAGCTGCTCTCCGGATCCATGACCACGCAGCGGGGGATCTCTGAAAACGATCAGCGCGAACGACTGCTGGTCACCGTCCTGCAGGCAGACCTCGAAAACCGAACGTTCCAGTACCTGCTGCCTTTCAGTAATTATCAGACATTTACGACTCCAGCCGGCGTCAATCCAGGTCCCACGGATCCCCGCAGTTATCTGTTCCATAAAGAGGACCGCAAAGGTTACTTCTATATTTCGGAAAACGACCCCAACGATGACACGGACGATTTCATCCAGTTCACAGTCTCCCGATACGCAAATCCTTCGCGAGCTGATGACACGGAAGACTTCTATTTCGGCAAAGCCGCTGATCTCAGCGGTCGTCCCTCCAGTGGTGGGTCGAAACTGGTGAATCATCCTAATCAGCCCGAAGCCGACGATGGCCGGATTACCCCCGATGGGACCTCACAGTCCTCCGCTGCGGAAATATCCTATTTTCTGCGGGGGAGTAATCTCTATCGCCGCGTCATGCTGATTCGTGAACCGCTGGCTCTTTCCAGCACGCAAAACGCCCAGCCTATCTCTGCAGATAATACCAGTACGCCTTTCTTCCTCAGGTCGACCAGTACACCCGCTCCGTTGTATGGCGAAGCATATAATACCACTGGCAGTGATAACTTCTGGCGGGATTTTGATTTTTCAGCATTTCGCGATATCGTCACCGATCCAACAACACCTTACGCCCGTTTCCATGACCTGGATGCATTAAAAAATAATGATTCAACCGGAAGCGAAGTGCTGTTTCCGCTGGGAATGCCTCAATACCGTTTTGGCTTCAACCATGCCTCCGGACTCTCCCGGGAGTTCGTTCCCAGCTCAGTCAGTCCGAATCCGAATCTGTTTATCGGGCGTTTTACGCACGAAGAGACTTCGCATCAGCACTTTAATTACCCTCAGGATGCGACTGCCGTCGGCGGTGGTGGCAATCCCATGGATCCTGCGGGGCCTTCATTGCGGGTCAATCCCAACGATCGTGTGATTGATCTGCTCCGCAACGGAACGCGCCGTTCGGAAGATCTGGTGCTTTCAAACGTCCGTTCCTTCGATATCAAAGTCTTCGATGACGGGATTCATGATTACGTCGATATCGGCAGTTCGTCTGCCGTCCGCTTTGCTCCGGGAGCCCGACAGAATTCAGACCATGGAAATAACGTCTTCAAAAATGTATTCGATACCTGGCACGTGCGAGCCGCTTCCAGCGGTGGAGATCAGGATCCCCCCTATCCGATGTTATCCGATCCCACAGTTCCTGAATTTAATAATCAGACCCCCGTTTATGATCTGGCTAACCAGTCACCGATTCCCCGGGCGTCTCCGTTAACTTCGATTCGCATCGTGATTCGCTATGAAGACATTTCGACCGGTCAGCTCAGACAGATGACCCTGATTCAGCCCCTGCGGAATAAGGGTGAAGGTTAA
- a CDS encoding type II secretion system protein, with the protein MRRLISHQSVRSTRSGFTIVELMVVIGILLFLIATSAFVVRNIGNKAREKKTMATIVKVNGLVQDRIEAMRKALDSTKNQQQLQSLVGQKYTSLVSSYGAKYRSIPKPVVEIMVRKDIFRQNLPQYVAENPSVNTAMNSLPGVTGSPAGSLGADAGASISSEYLYYILTRHETYGVAPVGEDAFSASEVADTDGDGLMEFVDGWGRPLRFYRWPTRLIKPDGSTIRRDIASAFFNGLPPASASGFNEADPMNVDADDPQGRIQYENNRSGNLLTPLFNSSADSQYVTGQYGIMNTFWLPLIVSAGEDGILGLQEPHDETTTGVLASPVIPVVDGVFDNITNHNQRAGGR; encoded by the coding sequence ATGCGTCGTTTAATATCTCATCAATCTGTTCGATCAACGCGCAGCGGTTTTACGATCGTCGAGTTGATGGTAGTCATCGGCATTCTGCTGTTTCTGATTGCGACCTCCGCATTCGTGGTGCGTAACATCGGAAACAAAGCTCGCGAAAAAAAAACCATGGCGACCATCGTCAAGGTGAATGGTCTGGTACAGGACCGGATCGAGGCCATGCGAAAAGCCCTCGATTCTACGAAAAACCAGCAGCAGCTGCAGTCTCTGGTCGGTCAGAAATATACCTCACTGGTGAGCAGCTACGGGGCGAAATACCGTAGTATCCCCAAGCCGGTTGTCGAGATTATGGTCCGGAAAGACATCTTTCGGCAGAACCTGCCACAATATGTCGCAGAAAATCCGAGTGTCAACACGGCCATGAATTCACTGCCCGGTGTCACAGGCTCTCCGGCCGGGAGTCTTGGTGCTGATGCGGGGGCCAGCATCAGTTCGGAATACCTGTATTACATTCTGACCAGACACGAGACTTACGGCGTTGCCCCTGTAGGTGAAGATGCCTTTTCTGCGTCCGAAGTTGCAGATACCGATGGTGACGGACTCATGGAATTCGTTGATGGCTGGGGCCGACCATTGCGGTTCTACCGCTGGCCCACACGCCTGATTAAACCTGACGGTTCTACAATCCGTCGAGATATCGCCAGTGCGTTTTTTAACGGCTTGCCACCCGCATCCGCCTCAGGTTTTAATGAAGCTGACCCGATGAATGTCGACGCCGACGATCCGCAGGGCCGGATTCAGTATGAAAACAATCGTTCGGGAAATCTGTTGACTCCCCTGTTTAACAGTAGCGCTGATTCCCAATATGTGACAGGACAGTATGGCATCATGAATACGTTCTGGTTGCCCCTGATTGTCTCTGCCGGTGAGGATGGCATTCTGGGTTTACAGGAGCCACATGATGAAACCACTACCGGCGTGCTGGCTTCGCCAGTGATACCGGTCGTCGATGGTGTCTTCGACAATATTACGAATCACAATCAACGGGCTGGAGGAAGGTAA
- a CDS encoding pilus assembly FimT family protein, with the protein MYADHGDNLIPPYGMVKRRAGFTLVELLVVISILAILAVMTVSSINLALSSDVTRSASRQVQSYLAGARDRAIYAKEPRGVRFLVDPNNPTMVTSMVYIAPSPDWNQGVIRLERIDTGTDGVPDTILHVRGQGTDWNFLYTRGQLVDGARIKIPGDASGSWYTIDLKNSPVIGGTEILRLTTAYRDAGTSDSTEVVAFAPGSGPSTYRLELPPVVLSGEEPTLLPNNSCIDLDRSYLPTSWRITGLSGGEDGQPGKAGVNDDGAGGNDDSNEYLWPGTDDYRLYSSQLDLMFSPRGSISGSEAGGGKIHFVIDTIENVRSTWMSTTAYAEGDRVLMPARYITPSTRDWDLNFKPYDRVYTCTQGGTSGSNPSVFLFANARADGQEFATDGSVTWRAELNSTPSLLSIFTRTGNVSAYPLYFDKPVNVPMNQSPDVFYYAETGETAK; encoded by the coding sequence ATGTATGCCGATCATGGGGACAATCTGATTCCACCGTATGGCATGGTAAAACGCCGCGCCGGTTTTACGCTGGTCGAGCTGCTGGTCGTGATTTCCATCCTGGCGATCCTGGCGGTGATGACCGTTTCCTCCATCAACCTGGCATTGTCCAGCGATGTCACCCGCAGTGCTTCGAGGCAGGTGCAATCCTACCTCGCGGGAGCCCGGGATCGGGCCATTTATGCCAAAGAACCACGGGGCGTTCGCTTTCTGGTGGATCCGAACAATCCGACCATGGTGACCAGTATGGTCTATATCGCACCCAGCCCCGACTGGAACCAGGGGGTGATCCGTCTGGAACGCATTGATACAGGTACTGACGGAGTTCCCGATACGATCCTGCATGTACGGGGCCAGGGGACTGACTGGAATTTCCTTTACACGCGCGGTCAACTGGTTGATGGCGCCCGTATCAAAATACCGGGTGATGCCAGTGGGTCCTGGTACACCATTGACCTCAAAAACTCTCCAGTGATCGGGGGGACGGAAATACTCCGCCTGACGACCGCCTACCGTGATGCCGGGACATCCGATTCGACGGAAGTCGTCGCGTTTGCACCGGGCAGCGGTCCCTCGACCTACCGGCTAGAACTGCCTCCCGTTGTCCTCTCCGGTGAAGAACCGACTCTGCTGCCCAATAATTCCTGCATTGACCTGGATCGTTCTTACCTGCCTACCAGTTGGCGGATTACGGGACTGTCCGGCGGTGAAGATGGTCAGCCTGGAAAAGCCGGGGTGAACGATGATGGCGCCGGGGGTAACGATGACAGTAATGAATACCTCTGGCCCGGAACTGATGACTATCGTCTCTATTCCAGCCAGCTCGATCTGATGTTCTCTCCCCGCGGTTCCATCTCAGGCAGCGAAGCGGGTGGAGGTAAGATTCATTTCGTGATTGATACAATCGAAAACGTCCGGTCCACGTGGATGTCGACTACTGCTTATGCTGAAGGTGACCGGGTACTCATGCCTGCCCGGTATATAACGCCCAGTACCCGGGATTGGGATCTGAACTTTAAACCATATGACCGCGTCTATACTTGTACGCAGGGCGGGACCAGTGGCAGTAATCCCAGTGTCTTTCTCTTTGCAAATGCGCGTGCAGACGGGCAGGAATTCGCCACTGATGGAAGTGTCACCTGGCGAGCGGAATTGAATTCGACTCCCTCACTGCTTTCCATTTTTACCCGTACCGGAAATGTCAGCGCATATCCCCTGTACTTCGATAAGCCTGTCAACGTTCCCATGAATCAGTCACCAGATGTGTTTTATTACGCGGAAACCGGGGAGACAGCCAAATGA
- a CDS encoding type IV pilus modification PilV family protein — protein sequence MKKLRFNAGHSIRKSTSASGYRGVTLMEVLMSVMIMSIGVISLASLFPISILRGVQATQLTNATVLRYNAEALIDSFPTQFVFDPDGTLNTNGHIAHQRANRKYVVDPLGAYYATQDGTGYAGKFGNDGSSSTFPNIPRYNAGLTTQLMALNFFTQQDSWKELYSGVPASITYPALDTITIDPNDISSGIVNLVEIAQTVTPATGSVVGGRILIYDSTGKQMQERFITGANIDTSAGTVSFVSSPLRDNGLYQNPSKIRIETLDPQYSYLLTVRRSIASDIASVDVVVFFRRDFNPEYEAIHQVENFVAQWLPGPDGAWGIKNYDDDKDGSTDEQAGEQGAAGSDDYRRRAFRVRFNTNVEAPNLKRGGYVFDAINARWYRIQKVENFPKGSPTADITLDQPIIESINSFSSPGTPTAGLILMPHVVQVYPLGNKTR from the coding sequence ATGAAGAAGCTTCGTTTCAATGCCGGTCACTCGATTCGTAAATCAACCAGTGCATCCGGATACCGGGGTGTCACTTTGATGGAAGTACTCATGTCGGTCATGATCATGAGTATTGGTGTGATTTCTCTGGCCTCACTGTTCCCCATTTCGATTTTGCGGGGTGTGCAGGCCACTCAACTCACAAACGCCACCGTGCTGCGCTACAACGCCGAGGCACTGATCGATTCGTTTCCGACACAGTTTGTCTTCGATCCGGATGGTACCCTGAATACCAACGGACATATCGCCCATCAGCGTGCCAACCGCAAGTATGTGGTTGACCCCCTGGGCGCCTACTATGCCACCCAGGATGGAACGGGATATGCAGGAAAATTTGGAAACGACGGCTCCAGCAGCACGTTTCCCAATATTCCTCGCTACAATGCTGGTCTGACGACGCAGTTGATGGCTTTGAATTTCTTTACTCAACAGGACAGTTGGAAAGAGCTTTACTCCGGAGTTCCGGCTTCAATCACTTATCCCGCGCTCGATACGATTACGATTGATCCGAATGACATCAGTTCGGGAATCGTCAATCTGGTTGAAATTGCTCAGACCGTCACTCCGGCAACCGGATCCGTTGTCGGGGGGCGTATCCTGATTTACGATTCCACCGGCAAACAGATGCAGGAACGCTTTATTACCGGAGCGAATATCGATACCTCAGCGGGTACGGTCAGTTTTGTTTCCAGTCCACTGCGCGATAACGGTCTTTATCAGAACCCGTCCAAGATTCGAATTGAAACTTTGGATCCGCAGTATTCTTACCTGTTAACCGTCCGTCGGTCGATTGCCAGTGATATTGCTTCCGTTGATGTCGTAGTCTTCTTCCGTCGGGACTTTAATCCGGAATACGAAGCCATTCACCAGGTCGAGAACTTTGTTGCCCAGTGGTTGCCCGGTCCCGATGGTGCCTGGGGAATCAAAAATTACGACGACGACAAAGATGGTTCGACCGATGAACAGGCAGGCGAACAGGGCGCAGCCGGTTCCGATGATTACCGGCGTCGCGCGTTCCGGGTTCGATTTAATACCAATGTGGAAGCACCCAACCTCAAACGGGGGGGCTATGTTTTCGATGCCATCAATGCCCGCTGGTACCGCATTCAGAAAGTGGAAAATTTTCCGAAAGGCAGTCCCACAGCAGATATCACCCTGGATCAGCCGATCATCGAGTCCATCAATAGTTTCAGCAGTCCGGGCACACCGACAGCAGGGCTGATACTGATGCCGCATGTGGTTCAGGTTTACCCGTTAGGAAATAAAACACGCTAG